In Flavobacterium lacustre, a genomic segment contains:
- a CDS encoding cold-shock protein, protein MRTGTVKFFNESKGYGFITDEETGKDIFVHASGINAEELREGDRVSYEEEEGRKGKVAAKVAVI, encoded by the coding sequence ATGCGTACAGGTACAGTTAAATTTTTCAATGAATCTAAAGGTTACGGATTCATTACAGACGAAGAAACAGGAAAAGACATTTTTGTTCATGCATCAGGAATCAACGCGGAAGAATTGCGCGAAGGTGACAGAGTTAGCTATGAAGAAGAAGAAGGAAGAAAAGGAAAAGTTGCTGCGAAAGTAGCAGTTATCTAA
- the aspS gene encoding aspartate--tRNA ligase — protein MYRSHNCGELNASHINTEVTLAGWVQKSRDKGFMNWVDLRDRYGITQLIFDESRSEKSVFEAAKTLGREFVIQVKGTVIEREAKNKNIPTGEIEILVTELTILNAALTPPFTIEDETDGGEDIRMKYRYLDIRRNPVKNSLLFRHKVAMEVRKYLSDLDFCEVETPYLIKSTPEGARDFVVPSRMNEGQFYALPQSPQTFKQLLMVGGMDKYFQIVKCFRDEDLRADRQPEFTQIDCEMAFVEQEDILNVFEGLTRHLLKEIKGIEVDKFPRITYDYAMKTYGNDKPDIRFGMEFGELNEVAQHKEFPVFNAAELVVGIAVPGAGNYTRKEIDGLIDWVKRPQVGASGMVYVKCNDDGTYKSSVDKFYDQDDLSQWAKITGAKPGDMIFVLSGPADKTRGQLSALRMELATRLGLRNPAEFAPLWVVDFPLLEFDEESGRYHAMHHPFTSPKPEDMHLLETNPGKVRANAYDMVLNGNEIGGGSIRIHDKATQQLMFKYLGFTEEEAKAQFGFLMDAFQFGAPPHGGLAFGLDRLVAILGGQETIRDFIAFPKNNSGRDVMIDAPSIIDDSQLKELHIKLDLK, from the coding sequence ATGTACAGAAGTCATAATTGTGGTGAACTAAACGCCTCACATATCAATACAGAAGTTACACTTGCAGGCTGGGTTCAGAAATCCAGAGATAAAGGTTTTATGAATTGGGTCGATTTGCGTGATCGTTATGGAATAACCCAATTAATTTTTGACGAAAGTCGTTCCGAAAAATCAGTTTTTGAAGCCGCTAAAACCTTAGGTCGTGAATTTGTAATTCAGGTAAAAGGAACCGTTATAGAGCGTGAAGCCAAAAATAAAAATATCCCGACTGGTGAAATCGAAATTTTAGTCACTGAACTGACTATTTTGAATGCCGCTTTGACTCCTCCTTTTACGATTGAAGATGAAACAGATGGTGGTGAAGATATCCGAATGAAATACCGTTACTTGGACATTCGAAGAAATCCGGTAAAAAACAGTTTACTTTTTCGTCACAAAGTAGCCATGGAAGTTAGAAAATACCTTTCGGACTTGGATTTTTGCGAAGTAGAAACGCCTTATTTAATCAAATCAACTCCAGAAGGAGCCAGAGATTTTGTTGTTCCAAGTAGAATGAATGAAGGACAATTCTATGCATTACCACAATCGCCACAAACCTTCAAACAATTATTGATGGTGGGCGGAATGGATAAATATTTTCAAATTGTAAAATGTTTCCGTGACGAAGATTTACGTGCCGACAGACAACCGGAGTTTACACAAATTGACTGCGAAATGGCTTTTGTGGAACAAGAAGATATTTTGAATGTTTTTGAAGGACTAACCAGACATTTACTAAAAGAAATAAAAGGAATTGAAGTAGATAAATTTCCTCGCATCACCTACGATTATGCGATGAAAACCTATGGAAATGACAAACCGGATATTCGTTTCGGAATGGAATTTGGCGAATTAAACGAAGTCGCACAGCACAAAGAATTTCCAGTATTTAATGCTGCAGAATTAGTGGTTGGAATTGCTGTTCCCGGAGCTGGAAACTACACTCGTAAAGAAATTGACGGATTGATTGACTGGGTAAAGCGTCCACAAGTAGGCGCCAGCGGAATGGTTTATGTAAAATGCAATGACGATGGAACCTATAAATCATCCGTAGATAAATTCTACGACCAAGACGATTTGTCCCAATGGGCAAAAATCACCGGCGCAAAACCTGGAGATATGATTTTTGTACTTTCAGGACCTGCCGATAAAACCCGTGGACAATTAAGTGCTTTGCGTATGGAATTAGCCACTCGATTAGGATTGAGAAACCCAGCCGAATTTGCACCACTCTGGGTAGTTGATTTTCCTTTATTAGAATTTGACGAAGAAAGCGGTCGTTACCACGCGATGCACCATCCATTTACTTCTCCAAAACCGGAAGACATGCACTTATTAGAAACCAATCCGGGAAAAGTTCGTGCCAATGCTTATGATATGGTTCTGAATGGAAATGAAATAGGCGGCGGTTCTATTCGTATTCATGATAAAGCGACACAACAGTTAATGTTCAAATATTTAGGTTTTACCGAAGAAGAAGCTAAAGCACAATTTGGGTTCCTTATGGATGCTTTCCAATTTGGTGCTCCACCACACGGAGGATTAGCTTTTGGACTAGACAGACTGGTTGCTATTTTAGGTGGACAAGAAACAATTCGAGATTTTATTGCTTTCCCAAAAAACAATTCAGGCAGAGATGTAATGATAGATGCGCCATCAATAATTGATGACTCACAACTAAAAGAGCTGCATATAAAATTAGACCTAAAGTAG
- a CDS encoding TlpA family protein disulfide reductase has translation MKKLFFTALVLISTLSGMAQKNKYMTFRGEIANNNSDAIFITDSKNKLIKKIQISSEGVFKDTLNVVPGRYSLSDGNEFTIVYLKNGFDLTLKMDTKMFDESITYTGKGALENNFLAKNSLFEEQTDMGSLLAATEVDFLNGLDKKKADDLKRLENTKLDPVFIDLQKKSIDDNYNGIVRYYKMNYEANLAKSKLVNTMSPSFNYDNYAGGKTKLEDFKGKYVYIDVWATWCGPCRAEIPFLKKTEEKYKGKNISFVSISVDVQKDVEKWKALIKDKELGGVQLFADNDWNSQFIKDYGINSIPRFILIDPTGKIVSADAARPSSAELQVQLDALLN, from the coding sequence ATGAAGAAATTATTTTTTACCGCACTCGTATTAATCAGCACGTTGAGTGGTATGGCTCAGAAAAACAAGTATATGACTTTTCGTGGCGAGATAGCCAATAACAACAGTGATGCAATTTTCATTACTGACAGCAAAAATAAATTGATTAAAAAAATTCAGATTAGTAGTGAAGGTGTTTTTAAAGACACGTTGAATGTTGTCCCGGGAAGATATAGTTTATCGGATGGTAATGAATTTACAATAGTGTATTTGAAAAATGGATTTGATTTGACCTTAAAAATGGACACTAAAATGTTCGATGAGTCGATAACTTATACCGGAAAAGGAGCTTTGGAGAATAATTTTTTAGCCAAGAATTCCTTATTTGAAGAACAAACCGATATGGGTAGTTTGCTTGCTGCAACGGAAGTTGATTTTTTGAATGGACTTGACAAGAAAAAAGCAGATGATTTAAAACGCTTAGAAAACACAAAATTAGATCCTGTTTTTATTGACCTTCAAAAGAAAAGTATTGATGATAATTATAACGGAATCGTTCGTTATTACAAAATGAATTATGAAGCGAATTTAGCCAAAAGCAAATTGGTGAATACCATGTCGCCTTCTTTTAATTATGATAATTATGCCGGAGGCAAAACAAAATTAGAGGATTTTAAAGGGAAGTATGTTTACATTGATGTTTGGGCAACTTGGTGCGGTCCTTGTCGTGCTGAAATTCCTTTTTTGAAAAAAACAGAAGAAAAGTACAAAGGCAAAAATATTTCATTTGTAAGTATCTCTGTTGATGTGCAAAAAGATGTAGAGAAATGGAAAGCTTTAATCAAAGATAAAGAATTGGGTGGTGTACAACTTTTTGCAGATAATGATTGGAATTCTCAATTCATAAAAGACTATGGAATTAACAGTATTCCGAGGTTTATTTTGATAGATCCAACCGGAAAAATTGTAAGTGCTGATGCTGCAAGACCTTCTTCTGCGGAATTACAAGTGCAATTGGACGCACTTTTGAATTAA
- a CDS encoding toxin-antitoxin system YwqK family antitoxin: MKKYLILAAILFTGVISAQEAKPVLEPFGKQVKATYFFENGQVQQEGFFENGKLEGFWVSYNEDGSKKSSGFYADGIKTGKWFFWNEKNLSEVDYSNNAIAMVKNWKQEAIAISN, encoded by the coding sequence ATGAAAAAGTATTTAATTTTAGCAGCTATTTTATTCACAGGAGTAATTTCTGCTCAAGAAGCAAAACCAGTATTAGAGCCTTTTGGAAAACAAGTGAAAGCAACTTACTTTTTTGAAAATGGACAAGTACAACAAGAAGGTTTTTTTGAAAATGGAAAATTAGAAGGATTTTGGGTTTCCTATAATGAGGATGGAAGCAAAAAATCTTCTGGATTTTATGCTGATGGAATCAAAACCGGAAAATGGTTTTTCTGGAATGAAAAGAATTTAAGCGAAGTAGATTATTCTAATAATGCTATCGCTATGGTTAAAAATTGGAAACAAGAAGCGATTGCAATCAGCAATTAA
- a CDS encoding efflux RND transporter permease subunit, with amino-acid sequence MSHQNKEFGISSWAVDNRVTVYILTLLIVITGVIAYVTMPREDFPEIIENKVYISSVFPGNSAEDVEKLVIKPLEKEIKNISGVDKVTSSSFQDYGMIIAEFSDDVSIEEAKTRIKDKVDNAKADTDWPNMDNGSKVEPNVFELNISEEVPILNINLQGNYTTQQLKKYGELLQDDIEEITEVKKVDILGVDDKEVEIAVDIFKMTAAQVTFDEIQMAVKNENMTLSGGNLVSQGSRNNIRIIGEIKDPKELENIIVKSFGGAVYLKDIAKISFKEKEKTTYAREKGNEVVMLNVKKRSNQNMISAIEQVKEKLEDAKKSYLPSNLKLTLSNDQSSRVEHQVSELSNHIIFGIVLVMIVLMFTMGLRNSLFVGAAIPLSMLMAFSILSAFGLTLNTMVLFGLVMGLGMLVDDGIVVVDNVFANMKKGMDRVTASKVGIGEIAWPVISSTATTLMAFLPFLLWPGTMGKFMKYFPITLTFTLSASLFVAMIVNAAMTGGYMAIDDKNVSKKSAKLYSIIFTIVAVVFVLVGNVYDIKFAKAIGHLAIISLVLMWLYKIKLYQWTQDFQHDFFPRMEDKYKNFLAKILTGRKAWLALAGIIGMLFFSFILLGIFPRKVLFFPDNIPNQAIAYIEYPQGTSIEKTNKATLFVEKQVISILQKYVDPKTNENFLAESIVSQVGVGAGNPNVDAGSASETPYKGKVTVNFSEFKFRQGINTADILEEIRGKVTGIAGATVTVEKDANGPPAGYPISIQLTGTDYDKMLTQADDMIKFIDSKNIPGIEKLSIDVNKQSPELEVSVDRVNAGSMGVSTGQLGFTLRRSVYGQEISTYKEGDDDYNIVMRMQDDQRKNENILFNQSLTFRNQNNGQIVQIPVSAISKTEKTTTYNQIKRKNHKRIMTIYSNVLTGYNGDEITKQIQSDLKSYQLPKDISYSFSGVQEEQGKNQSFLLYALFLAIAGITIIIVLQFNSVSKTMVILFTVILSFSGVFYGYVIAGMDFVILMTMMGIISLAGIVVKNGIVLMDFFVLLLDKKVAEKHLESHDDLTLEEIKEVIIESGKSRLRPVLLTALTAVLGLIPLAIGLNFDFFSLITDFNPHIFIGGDNVMFWGPLAWTIIFGLTYATVLTLVMVPVMFYLVKRTKYWLRDRKQSKLEQETM; translated from the coding sequence ATGAGTCACCAAAATAAAGAATTCGGAATATCCAGCTGGGCTGTTGATAACCGAGTTACCGTTTACATCTTGACCTTATTAATTGTTATTACAGGTGTTATCGCTTATGTAACAATGCCGCGTGAAGATTTTCCAGAAATCATCGAAAACAAAGTTTACATTTCATCTGTTTTCCCAGGAAATTCAGCCGAAGATGTAGAAAAATTAGTCATCAAACCTTTAGAAAAAGAAATCAAAAACATCAGTGGAGTTGACAAAGTAACTTCAAGTTCATTTCAAGATTATGGAATGATTATCGCTGAGTTTTCAGATGATGTTTCTATCGAAGAAGCTAAAACTAGAATTAAAGATAAAGTTGACAATGCCAAAGCGGATACAGATTGGCCAAATATGGACAACGGAAGTAAGGTAGAACCAAATGTATTCGAATTAAACATTTCGGAAGAAGTGCCAATTTTGAATATCAACTTACAAGGGAATTACACTACGCAACAGCTTAAAAAGTATGGCGAATTACTTCAAGATGATATTGAAGAAATTACAGAGGTTAAGAAAGTTGACATTCTTGGAGTAGATGATAAAGAAGTTGAAATTGCAGTTGACATCTTCAAAATGACAGCAGCACAAGTGACTTTTGATGAAATTCAAATGGCTGTCAAAAACGAAAATATGACCCTTTCTGGAGGAAATCTAGTTTCTCAAGGTTCCAGGAACAACATTAGAATCATCGGTGAAATTAAAGACCCGAAAGAATTAGAGAACATCATTGTAAAATCTTTTGGTGGAGCAGTTTACTTAAAAGACATTGCTAAAATTTCGTTTAAGGAGAAAGAAAAAACAACTTATGCTCGCGAAAAAGGAAATGAAGTTGTGATGCTAAACGTGAAAAAACGTTCTAATCAAAACATGATTTCTGCTATTGAGCAAGTAAAAGAAAAATTAGAAGACGCTAAAAAATCTTATTTACCTTCTAACTTAAAACTAACACTTTCTAACGATCAATCCTCAAGAGTTGAACACCAAGTAAGTGAATTATCAAACCACATTATCTTTGGTATTGTATTGGTAATGATTGTATTAATGTTTACAATGGGTTTACGTAACTCTTTATTTGTAGGAGCTGCAATTCCGCTTTCTATGTTAATGGCATTTAGTATTCTTTCAGCTTTTGGATTGACGTTAAATACGATGGTTCTTTTCGGATTAGTAATGGGATTAGGTATGTTAGTTGATGACGGTATCGTGGTAGTTGATAACGTATTTGCCAACATGAAAAAAGGAATGGACAGAGTTACCGCTTCCAAAGTTGGTATTGGCGAAATCGCTTGGCCTGTAATCTCATCAACGGCAACTACTTTGATGGCATTTTTACCATTCTTGTTATGGCCGGGAACAATGGGTAAATTCATGAAATATTTCCCAATCACATTGACGTTTACCTTATCCGCTTCTTTATTCGTTGCAATGATTGTAAATGCTGCAATGACGGGTGGTTATATGGCTATTGACGACAAAAATGTTTCTAAAAAATCAGCTAAATTATATTCTATTATTTTTACAATAGTAGCCGTAGTTTTTGTTCTTGTTGGAAATGTTTACGATATAAAATTTGCAAAAGCAATTGGGCATTTGGCAATAATCTCCTTGGTATTAATGTGGTTGTATAAAATTAAATTATACCAATGGACTCAAGATTTTCAACATGACTTTTTTCCAAGAATGGAAGACAAGTACAAGAACTTTTTGGCAAAAATACTTACAGGCAGAAAAGCATGGTTGGCTTTAGCAGGAATTATTGGAATGTTGTTTTTCTCCTTTATTTTATTGGGAATTTTCCCGAGAAAAGTATTGTTTTTCCCTGACAATATTCCAAATCAAGCTATTGCTTATATTGAATACCCACAAGGAACTTCAATTGAGAAAACTAATAAAGCTACCTTATTCGTAGAAAAACAAGTTATCTCCATTTTACAGAAATATGTAGATCCTAAAACAAATGAAAATTTCTTAGCAGAATCTATTGTTTCTCAAGTAGGTGTTGGCGCAGGAAATCCAAATGTAGATGCGGGTTCTGCTTCTGAAACGCCATATAAAGGAAAAGTAACTGTTAATTTCTCTGAATTCAAATTCAGACAAGGTATAAATACTGCTGATATTTTAGAAGAAATCCGAGGGAAAGTAACTGGAATTGCGGGAGCTACCGTTACAGTTGAAAAAGATGCTAATGGTCCTCCAGCAGGTTACCCAATTAGTATTCAGTTAACTGGAACTGATTACGATAAAATGCTTACACAAGCTGATGATATGATTAAATTCATTGATTCAAAAAACATTCCTGGAATTGAAAAATTAAGCATTGATGTAAATAAACAAAGTCCAGAGTTAGAAGTAAGTGTTGACCGTGTTAATGCAGGAAGTATGGGCGTTTCAACAGGGCAATTAGGTTTTACTTTACGTCGTTCTGTTTATGGTCAGGAAATCTCTACTTATAAAGAAGGGGATGATGATTATAATATTGTGATGCGCATGCAGGATGATCAACGAAAAAACGAAAACATTCTTTTCAATCAATCGTTGACTTTCAGAAATCAAAATAATGGTCAAATTGTTCAAATTCCTGTTTCGGCAATATCCAAAACAGAAAAAACAACAACTTACAACCAGATTAAAAGAAAGAATCACAAACGAATAATGACTATTTATTCAAATGTATTAACTGGGTATAATGGTGATGAGATAACTAAACAAATCCAATCGGATTTAAAAAGCTATCAATTACCAAAAGACATTAGTTACTCTTTCTCAGGTGTTCAAGAAGAACAAGGTAAAAACCAAAGTTTCTTATTGTATGCTTTGTTTTTAGCCATTGCTGGAATTACAATTATTATTGTTTTACAGTTTAATTCGGTTTCAAAAACGATGGTAATTTTATTCACGGTAATTTTGAGTTTTAGTGGTGTTTTCTACGGATATGTCATCGCCGGAATGGATTTCGTAATCTTAATGACCATGATGGGAATTATATCTCTTGCGGGGATTGTAGTGAAAAACGGAATTGTATTGATGGATTTCTTTGTCCTTTTATTAGACAAAAAGGTTGCTGAAAAACACTTAGAAAGCCATGATGATTTAACTCTTGAAGAAATAAAAGAAGTAATTATCGAATCTGGGAAATCACGTTTACGCCCTGTATTACTAACAGCGCTAACAGCAGTTTTAGGATTAATTCCATTAGCAATTGGATTAAACTTTGACTTCTTCTCATTGATTACAGACTTTAATCCACATATTTTCATTGGAGGAGATAACGTAATGTTCTGGGGGCCGTTAGCTTGGACTATTATCTTTGGATTAACTTATGCTACCGTTCTGACTTTAGTAATGGTTCCTGTAATGTTCTATCTGGTTAAGAGAACCAAATATTGGTTAAGAGACCGTAAACAAAGTAAACTAGAACAAGAAACAATGTAA
- a CDS encoding efflux RND transporter periplasmic adaptor subunit: MKSTQKFQKINTINMTKKILLFTALSVFLISCSDKETNTNIETLLASKNLTSIKAKRAELQAQITQIDAALATLETAKVEEALVSVVTVKDTVFSHYLEVQGNVQTKENLIIYPQFSGILTSLNVTAGQRVSKGQVLGIIDDGGLSQQLAQVQSQLALAKTTFERQKRLWDQKIGSEIQYLQAQTNMISQQKAVSQINAQLAKTRVIAPFSGVIDETLIERGQVVGPGQGLMRIVNLNNMYVSTSVPETYIGKLNTGTNVDVYLTSLNKTYTGRIRQVANNINPNNRTFSIEVSVPNKENLLRPNQVAKLKIVDYTSKNAIVVPTNVVQEDGEKNNFVYIVTNATATSGVAKKVIVTVGQSSNNATEILSGLSANDIVVTEGVNTISDGMKLNF, translated from the coding sequence ATGAAATCAACGCAAAAATTCCAAAAAATCAATACTATAAATATGACCAAAAAAATACTATTATTCACCGCACTATCTGTTTTCTTAATCTCGTGTTCAGATAAAGAAACTAATACTAATATTGAAACTTTATTAGCTTCAAAAAATCTTACTTCAATCAAAGCAAAAAGAGCGGAACTTCAAGCTCAAATAACACAAATTGATGCAGCTTTAGCAACTTTAGAAACAGCTAAAGTTGAAGAAGCTTTAGTTTCTGTAGTTACTGTAAAAGACACTGTTTTTAGTCACTATCTTGAAGTTCAAGGAAATGTACAAACAAAAGAGAATCTTATTATTTATCCTCAATTCTCAGGAATACTAACTTCATTAAATGTAACTGCTGGACAAAGAGTTAGCAAGGGTCAGGTATTAGGAATAATTGATGATGGTGGTTTGAGCCAACAATTAGCACAAGTTCAATCACAATTAGCATTAGCAAAAACTACATTTGAAAGACAAAAACGTTTGTGGGATCAAAAAATTGGTTCAGAAATTCAATATCTTCAAGCACAAACAAATATGATAAGCCAACAAAAAGCAGTTTCTCAAATTAATGCTCAATTAGCAAAAACTAGAGTAATAGCTCCTTTTTCAGGTGTAATTGACGAAACTTTAATCGAAAGAGGACAAGTAGTTGGACCTGGTCAAGGATTAATGCGAATTGTAAATCTAAATAATATGTATGTTTCAACATCAGTACCAGAAACCTACATTGGAAAACTAAATACAGGAACAAATGTTGATGTGTATTTAACTTCATTAAACAAAACCTACACTGGTAGAATTAGACAAGTAGCTAATAACATCAATCCAAACAACAGAACGTTCAGCATTGAAGTTTCAGTACCTAACAAAGAAAACTTGTTAAGACCAAACCAAGTAGCAAAACTTAAAATTGTAGATTATACTTCTAAAAACGCAATTGTAGTTCCTACAAATGTAGTTCAAGAAGATGGCGAGAAAAACAACTTTGTCTACATCGTTACAAACGCTACCGCTACTTCGGGAGTTGCTAAAAAAGTTATCGTTACTGTAGGACAATCTTCTAATAACGCAACTGAAATTTTAAGCGGATTATCTGCAAATGATATCGTAGTTACGGAAGGTGTAAACACTATTTCAGACGGAATGAAATTAAATTTCTAA
- a CDS encoding TolC family protein has protein sequence MKKILLITFLAFVITAKSQESNNTNVENQTTKTYSFSLEQAITHALINNYSTINAGRDIESAKKKKWETTAMGLPQINSSLDYQNNIELQKSLIPAEFFGGNKGEFLEVAFGTRHNMTARATLSQLLFDGSYIVALQASKTYLKYYENAKLKTDIDTKEMIINAYGNVLLAEEGIIILEKNKATLEKTLFDTKETFKNGLIEEENVEQLQITLTSINSNINYNKRLLDVSYKMLKIALGIDIDADLKLTDKLDNLTISNLDMAFSQTGFIVGNNINYQMAQNFQQQKELELKLEKSKALPTLSANVNFGYNAFGNQFQFFTQNQKWLNYSNLGISLNVPIFSSLARTARTQQAKIALEKAKTQLTETEQRLKLQYANAKSEYEFSIEEYETAKTNLNLAERIEKKQQIKFTEGLSSSFDFNDAQRQLYAAQQKYLQTMVEIINKKASLEKVINKI, from the coding sequence ATGAAAAAAATACTATTAATCACCTTCTTAGCTTTTGTAATAACAGCAAAATCACAAGAATCGAATAACACTAATGTAGAGAATCAAACAACAAAAACCTATAGTTTTAGTTTAGAACAAGCTATAACACACGCTTTGATTAATAACTACAGTACTATTAATGCGGGTCGTGATATAGAATCTGCCAAAAAGAAAAAATGGGAAACTACTGCGATGGGATTACCACAGATAAACAGTAGTTTAGATTATCAAAACAATATTGAACTGCAAAAATCCTTAATTCCAGCCGAATTTTTTGGAGGGAACAAAGGAGAATTTTTGGAAGTAGCTTTTGGAACTAGACACAATATGACCGCTAGAGCAACCTTGAGTCAATTGTTATTTGACGGTTCTTATATTGTTGCTTTACAAGCTTCAAAAACGTATTTAAAATATTACGAAAATGCGAAACTAAAAACAGACATTGACACTAAAGAAATGATTATCAATGCCTATGGAAATGTTTTATTAGCCGAAGAAGGAATTATTATTCTTGAGAAAAATAAGGCAACTTTAGAAAAAACACTGTTTGATACTAAAGAAACATTTAAAAATGGATTAATTGAAGAAGAGAATGTAGAACAACTTCAAATCACTCTTACTTCAATTAACAGCAATATAAACTATAACAAAAGATTGTTAGACGTTTCGTATAAAATGCTAAAAATAGCTTTAGGGATTGATATTGACGCTGATTTAAAACTAACAGATAAGTTAGACAATTTGACTATTAGTAATCTAGATATGGCTTTTTCACAAACTGGCTTTATTGTTGGAAATAACATTAATTACCAAATGGCTCAAAACTTTCAACAACAAAAAGAGTTAGAACTGAAATTAGAAAAAAGCAAAGCGCTACCTACATTATCGGCTAATGTAAATTTTGGATACAATGCATTCGGAAATCAATTCCAGTTTTTTACTCAAAACCAAAAATGGCTTAACTATTCTAATCTTGGAATAAGCTTAAACGTTCCAATATTCAGCAGTTTAGCTAGAACTGCCAGAACACAACAAGCTAAAATAGCTTTAGAAAAAGCAAAAACACAATTAACAGAAACAGAGCAAAGATTGAAATTGCAGTATGCCAATGCAAAAAGTGAATATGAATTCAGCATTGAAGAGTACGAAACAGCAAAAACTAATTTGAACCTAGCTGAACGCATTGAGAAAAAACAGCAAATAAAATTTACAGAAGGATTATCTTCTAGTTTTGATTTCAATGATGCGCAACGTCAACTGTATGCCGCACAACAAAAATACTTACAAACGATGGTTGAAATTATCAATAAAAAAGCCAGCTTAGAAAAAGTAATAAACAAAATATAA
- a CDS encoding TetR/AcrR family transcriptional regulator, giving the protein MKNKIISKATDLFLKLGFKSVTMDDIACEMCISKKTIYKYFCNKEILIAESTEAVHKAVHQSIDTIVARNHNAIEENFEIRKMFKEMFKSGDTSPVYQLKKHYPEIYDTVMSREVNECNTVFKKNIEKGIQQELYRKDLDVDTYVQFYYTLIFSINGNTSSEKEANRLEFEALEYHTRAMATPNGVVELEKQIQHFNI; this is encoded by the coding sequence ATGAAAAATAAAATCATATCAAAAGCAACCGACCTTTTCTTAAAACTAGGTTTTAAGAGCGTTACCATGGACGACATTGCGTGTGAAATGTGCATTTCTAAAAAAACAATTTACAAGTATTTCTGTAATAAAGAAATACTGATAGCCGAAAGCACCGAAGCGGTACACAAAGCGGTACATCAAAGTATTGATACAATTGTAGCGAGAAATCATAATGCAATTGAAGAAAATTTTGAAATCAGAAAAATGTTTAAAGAAATGTTCAAATCTGGAGATACATCTCCTGTTTATCAATTAAAAAAACATTATCCTGAAATTTACGATACCGTAATGTCAAGAGAAGTTAACGAATGCAATACCGTTTTCAAAAAAAATATTGAGAAAGGGATTCAACAAGAATTATATCGAAAAGACCTTGATGTTGATACTTATGTTCAGTTTTACTACACCCTAATTTTTAGTATAAATGGCAACACGAGCTCCGAAAAAGAAGCAAACAGACTGGAATTTGAAGCATTAGAATACCATACCAGAGCAATGGCAACGCCAAACGGAGTTGTCGAATTAGAAAAACAAATACAACACTTTAATATATAA
- a CDS encoding YceI family protein has product MKTTWKIDSSQSDVLIKMRHSIIAYLAGTINKFKGHVDIRNNEIEDASIEFSLNVNNKETKLEHIDTHLRLNDFLDINEYPIISFKSTSFQKVNKNINFLKGNLTIKNITKVVELDAEFIGFNAYNGDRKAAFEITGDINRKDFGLSSNSFTQSGGIAGGQDIKLIANLEFTA; this is encoded by the coding sequence ATGAAAACTACATGGAAAATTGATTCAAGCCAATCGGATGTTTTGATTAAAATGAGACATTCAATAATCGCCTACTTAGCCGGAACAATTAATAAATTTAAGGGACATGTAGATATTAGGAACAATGAAATTGAAGATGCATCAATAGAATTTTCATTAAATGTAAATAATAAGGAAACAAAACTGGAACATATAGATACGCATTTAAGATTAAATGATTTTTTAGACATCAACGAATATCCAATTATCAGTTTTAAATCAACGTCGTTCCAAAAAGTAAATAAGAATATCAATTTTTTAAAAGGAAATTTAACCATCAAAAACATAACAAAAGTAGTAGAACTTGACGCTGAATTCATTGGTTTCAATGCGTATAACGGAGACCGAAAAGCGGCTTTTGAAATAACTGGAGACATCAATCGCAAAGATTTTGGACTTTCATCCAATTCTTTTACTCAATCCGGAGGAATAGCTGGCGGACAAGACATAAAGCTTATTGCGAATTTAGAATTTACTGCTTAA